DNA sequence from the Halobacterium sp. DL1 genome:
AGTACAGCCGTGTACGGTCGCGTGAAGAACGCGAGTCCGGTCGCCGCGCCCGCGATCGCAGCCCATCGTGGGCTCCCGGTGCGCTCGGCGCGGAAGTACGCGAGCGCGAACGTGAGGTTCAGCATCGTCGTCGGCGCGTACGGGAGGAAGAGACCGGACTGCACGAGGAACAGCGGGGAGCAGAGCAGGGCGACGCCGGCCACCACGCCGGTCCGGTGGTCGAATACCTCCCGAACGACGCCGTAGAGCAGGGCGACGGTGGCGGCGGCGACGGCGGGTAGCGCGTAGCGGAACGACCCCGCGAGTTCGCCGAGCGCGAAGACCGCGGCGGTCGGCGGCGCGTACTTGGGGTAGAGGCCGCTCGCCGAGTCGACGAAGAACCACGGCCGGAACGCGTCCTCGACGGGCGGGCGGAGGAACAGCTGGCCGTCGATGAGCATCGCGGCCTGCTGGAGGTAGACCGCCTCGTCGTGGTTCGTAGAGTGGTACGGGAAGAGGTGGACGGAGACGGCGAACGCGACGACTGCGGCGACGCCGGCGAGCGCGAGCGGTGCGAGGGGGAGGCGATCGATGGCCCCGCGCACGCGCTGGTCGTCCATTATCGGGTCGGGTACCAGGCCAGCGAGTGGTCCGACACCAGATCGACCGTCACGGGTTCGCCGACGTCCATGTCTTCGGCGTGGTTGTGGAGGCAGCGCACCACGTCGCCGTTGTCGAGTTCGACGTGGTAGATGAACGAGGGGCCGGTGTACTGGCGCTGGACGATGACGCCGTTCGCGTTCGCCTCGTTGGCGGGAACGGCGCGCAGGTCGTCGGGGCGCACGAGCACGTCGACCATCGCGCCCGTGTAGCCGTCGGAGAGCCCCTTCAGGAGCCCGCGGTCGTAGGAACCGATGCGTGTGTCGACGGTCTGCTCGCCGACGCGCCCGGAGAGGAAGCCGGCCTGGCCGAGGAAAGAGGCGACGAACCGCGACTCGGGGTGTTCGAAGACGGACTCGGGGTCGCCGACCTGCTCGAGGCGGCCGTCGTTGAGCACAGCGACGCGGTCCGAAATCGAGAGCGCCTCCTCCTGGTCGTGGGTGACCGAGACAGCGGTGACGCCCGCCTCCTTGAGGATACGCCGGACCTCCTCGCGCATCTCGACACGGAGTCGCACGTCGAGGTTCGAGAACGGTTCGTCGAGCAGGAGGATGTCGGGTTCGGGCGCGAGGCTCCGGGCGAGCGCCACACGCTGCTGTTGCCCGCCGGAGAGCTGGTCGGGCGAGCGTTCGCCCATTCCGGGCATGTCGACGAGTTCGAGGAGGGCGTCGACGCGCTCCGCGGTGGCCTCGTCGTCGAGGTCGGTCAGCCCGAACGCGACGTTCTCCCGGACCGAGAGGTGGGGGAACAGCGCGAAGTCCTGGAAGACGATGCCGACGCCGCGGGTCTCGGCGTCCTCGAACGTCCCGGGGCCGGCGACGGTGTCACCGGACAGCGAGATGGTGCCCTCGGTCGGGCGTTCGAGGCCAGCGAGCAGACGCAGCGTCGTGGTCTTCCCGCAGCCGGAGGGACCGAGCAGCGTGAGGAGTTCGCCGTCGCGCACGGTGAGCGTGAGGTCGGTGACCGCCGTCTCCGTCCCGTACTCCTTCGTGACGCCGTCGAGTTCCAGCACCGTCTCTGGTTCGTCCGGCTCGGCCTTCGCGTCGCTGTCTCCGGGTTCCGTCGCCGTCTCCGTCGTGACGTCTGGGTCAGCCATTGTATCGTTCCTGTGCGAGGATGACGACCATCGAGAGCGCCGACACGCCCACGAGGACGAGCGCGGGCACCGCGGCCGCGCCGTACGAGCCCGCTCCTCTGACGAGCCAGATGTAGGAGACCAGGGTTTCAAAGCCTAACGGACTGAGCATCAGCGTCGCCGGGAGCTCCTTCATCGTCGTGAGGAAGACGAGCGCGGCGCCCGCCGCGACGCCTGGCGCGATGAGCGGCAGCGTCACCTCGCGGAACGCAGCCGTCGACGAGCGGCCGAGCGTGCGCGCGGCCTCCGTCAGCTTCGGGTCCACCTGGAGCACCGACGAGCGCACGGTACCGACGGCCTGCGGGAGGAAGCGCACGACGTAGGCGAATACGAGCAGCGGGAGCGTCTGGTAGAGCGACGTGGCGTACTCCGTGGAGAAGAAGATGAGCGCGAGCCCGATGACGACACCCGGGACGGCGTAGCCGACGTACGTGAGGCGGTCGGCGACGGTCGAGACGAGGGAGTCCGAGCGCGCCGAGTAGCCCGCCACGGGGAGCGCGAGCAGGATGGCGGCGAGCGCGGCGGCCACGGCAACCTTCACGGAGTTCCACGCTACCCCGGGTTCGAACGTGAAGACGGTCGCGCCCGCCTGTTCGAGCCAGAGAACGAGCACGCCCAGGGGGACGGCCAGGGCGAGCCCCGCTACCGCGGTACAGAACGCGAGCGCGGGCAGCGTCCAGGCGCCGAGTTCGATGCGTCCGGGCTGGCGGGAGCCCCGCGAGATGTACGCCGCGCTGTCACCGCCGAGGCGGGATTCGAGGGCGAGCACGACGGCGACGACGCCGAGCAGCTGTAGTGAGAGCAGCGCCGGGAACCCCTCGGGGACGCCGAGGCTCTGCTGGGCGACGTATATCTGCTGGGTGAACACCTGGTAGCGCATGATGGATGGCGTGCCGAAGTCCGAGAGTGCGTACAGCGCGGCGAGCAGCGCGCCCGCCGTGACGCCGGGGAGAATCTGGGGGACGGTGACGCGTTTGAACGCCTCCCAACGGGAGTGGTTGAGGGTGCGCGCGGCTTCGACCAGCGTGCCGTCGAAGGAGAGCAGCGCGGCCCGCGTCGTGAGGAAGACGTAGGGGTAGGTGAACAGAATCAGCACGAGTGCGGTGCCGTGGAGTCCGTAGATGGCGGGGATGCGTTCGATGCCGAGCGGCGCGAGCGCGTCCGCCAGGTCACCCCGGGGGCCGAACGCGCTGACGAACGTGAACGCGCCGATGTAGCTGGGGACGACGAGCGGGAGCGCGGCGACGATGGTCCAGAACCGCCGCCCCGGGAGGTCGGTCTGGACGGTCAACACCGCCAGCGGGACGCCGACGAGCACGCAGCCGAGGGTCACCCAGAAGACGAGCACGAGGCTGTTGACGAGCGTCGTGACGCTGCCCGAGTAGGTGAACAGCCCGAGCAGGTGGCCGAGCCCGTAGTTCGACGCGCGGACGAAGAGGACGACGAGCGGCAGCGAGACGAGCGCGGCGACGGCTGCGGCGACGAGCGCGAGACCGAGGCCGCTGGCGCCGTCGTCGCCCGCGGCAGCGGCCTTCAGCCGTTCGATGCGCTCGCTGGTCGCCATCTACGAGAGGATGCCGACGTCCCGGAGCATCGAGAGCGTGGGCTGTACGTTCGAGAGCTTCTGGAGGTCGATCTCCGGCGGTTCGAGTTCGTCGATGGTCGGGAGCGGGCCGACCGGTTCCACGCCGGAGATCATCGGGTAGGCGAAGCCGCGGGTGGCGATGAACTCCTGGGCCTCCGCGGAGAGCAGGTGGCGGACGAACAGGTTCGCGAGGTCCTGCTTGCCCGAGCCGCCGAGGACGGACGCGCCGGAGACGTTGACGAGTGCGCCCGCGTCGTTCTTCGTGAACGCGAGGCCGAGGGGTGCGTTCTCTCGGCGCGCGAGCACGCGGATGGCGTAGTAGTGGTTCGCGAACCCGGCTCCGATTTCGCCGTTGGCGGCCGATTCGGAGACCAGGAACTCGTTGTCGTAGCGGGCGACGTTCTGGTCGACCATGTTCTGGAGCCACTGCCGGGTCGCCTCGTCGCCGCGCTGGAGGCGCATCGCGGTGACGAACGAGTGGAACGCGCCGTACGTCGGCGCCCACCCCATCGCGCCCGAGAATCGGTCGTCGGTGGCGAAGGCCGCGACGTCGGTCGGGATGTCGGAGGCCGCGAACTGCTCGGTGTTGTACGGAATAGCGCGTGCGCGTCCTGCGACGCCGACCCACTGGCCAGTCTTGAACGCGTCCGGGACCGGCGAGAGCGCCTCGGAGGAGAGCTGCGTCGTCGCACCGGCGTCCGCGACGTAGGCCAGCGACCCGGCGTCGACCGACCAGAACACGTCCGCCCGGACGGTGTCGTTCTCGTGTTCCTGTTCGATCTGCTTGGCGAGCTGTGAGGAGGGCTGGACGCTCCAGGTCGCCTCGAAGCCGTCGTAGTAGCGGTTGAACAGTTCGAGGAGGTTCTCGTAGCGGCCGCCCTCGCCGCCGCCCAGGTAGACGTTGAGTTTGCCCTCGAGGTCCGGGAGGTCCTCGATGGAGGTGCCGCCGGGTGCGGGTCGACTGGAGACGAGCGGCCCCGAGCCGCGGAAGTCCGCGAGTCCCGGCTGCCCGCTGCTGCCGTTCCCGCCGAGAAGTCCAGAACAGCCCGCGAGACCGCTCGCAGCTACCGTACCGGTCGCCGCGAGGAAGCGCCGACGCGTGCGTCCGAATCCATCGCTCATAGGGGAATTAGGTCGGCCTAAAACTCTTATAGCTACCGGTTCGTACTCAGTCGTCGGCCGTCGCGGCGACGCGCTGGTCGGCGACCGCGTCCAGGCAGTCCACCCAGTCCAGCAGGTACTCGCCGCACTCGTTGAGGAAGGCGCCGTTGTTGTACTCCTCGTAGTCCCCTTCCGCGAGCCGCTCGCCGACTGCGCGTGCGACCGCTGCGTACGACTGCTCGCCGACCTCCGCGGCGGCGACCTCTCTCCAGAAGTGCTCGTTGAGTTCGAGGCCCGCAACCTCGTTGGCGAGGTCGTCGAACGTCGAGCGTGGAGCCTTGTTGTGCTCGCAGAGCGGCGCGCCGTTGTAGACGTCGCCGCCCACCAGGTCGGCGGCGCGCTTCAGCAGGACGCCGCTCCAGATGTCGTCGAAGCGCCCGACGTCCCACGCGTTGTCGTCCATCGGGAACTGGTAGAACGCGGGGATGACCTCGCGGCGGAACGCCAGGTTCATCGAGCAGACGGTGAGGTAGTCGTCCTCGCGCGCGACGAAGTCCCGCTCGAAGTCCTCGAAGTCGGTTCGCGTCTGGGCTTGTCCCTGCAGGTCGCCGTCCATCAGGATGCGGACGGCGTCTAGGTCAGGGACGTTCGTCCAGAGGCCCTGGGAGGCGACGACGTGGTCGACCTCGGTCGTGCCGACGTCGACGTCCTCGTCCATCGCCGAATAGGGGTAGCCCCGCGGGTAGAGGTCGGTGTCGGACTGGTAGAGCACGTTCACCCAGTTCTCGTCGGAGGTCACCGCTTCGACCTCGCCCTCGTAGTGGAGGTTGTCGAGGTGGGTTCCGAAGAAGTCCCACTCGTCGTGTGGGAGCGTGTCGTCGTCGACGAACACGCCGTAGTCGAAGTCGTTGGCCCACATGTACAGCAGGCCGAACGACGTCTGGGCGTGGCTGGCGGCGGGGACGAGGTGGCTGTAGTCGGCGACGCCGTGTTCGTCGAACCACTCCTCGCGGTCCGACCCGTCGAAGACGGCGCCGGCGACGCCCTCGTCGTCGAGCATCTCTCGCATCCCGTCGGTGTCACAGAACTCCTCGGTGACGAGCACCACGAACAGGCGGTCGAGGTCGAAGCCGTGGTCGCGGGCGTTCCGGAAGTACGAGTGCACGCACTCCCACTCGCGTATCGTGGGGACGACGACGCAGACGTCTCGGCTCATCGGTTACAGCCTTCTATTTAGGCTGGCCTAAAAGGTGTGTCGTTGTCGGCTCACGAGATGCCCGCGACCGACTGCTGGAGCCGGATCGTCGGCGGCACCAGCAGGCCGCCGAGGAGGACGAGGAAGACGTAGGACATCGAGTCGGCCACGGCAGCGGGTGCGACGAGCGCCACGAGCCCCGCGACTGCGACGCCCGTCGCGCAGACGAGCACGATGAGGAGGTGGCGGCGGAGCGTGTCCATCGTCGTGCCGTGCGCCAGCGCCTCCAGTCGTTCGCTGAACGCCACGCCGTACGCTGCGAACGCGAGCGCGCCGACCCCTTTGATGATGGCCGTGGCAGTGGTGTCACCGAGCGCGACGACGACGACCCACTCGGCGGCGATGACCAGCACGAACGCGAACTCGATGGTCCGCACCTGCTCCAGCGAGAGGTCGCGTTCTTCTGGCGGTGGGGCGAGTGCGCTGTCGTAGTACACCTCCCGCATCGCGAACGCCACGAACGCGATACCGAACAGCAGCGAGAGGTCGCCGAACGCCCGCACAACGTTGCCGCCGCCCAGCATCAGCGCGAGTCCGCAGAGGGCGAACGCCGACAGCGCGATGCCGAGGTACGAGAGGTAACTCCAGAAGTCCTCGTGGCCCTCCATGCGGTCGAGTTCGAAGTTCTGGAGCGCGTAGTAGGTGAACGCGACGCCGGAGACGAGCACGATGCCGTAGCCGGTGAACTCCAGCGCCGAGAGCACGTTCGCGGCCGCTGTCGCCATCAGGCCACCCCCTCCCCGCCGAGCTCCGGCACCAGTTCGTCGAGCGCGCGCTGGAAGTCGATGACGGTGTCGTAGCGCGCCGCCTTCTCGGACGCCAGCGACAGCGAGAACAGCTCGTCGACGGAGTCGGGGAGCGCCGGATTCCACTCCGTCGCCGGCACCAGGGTGTCGCCGTCGGTGGGCGCCTCGCCGGTGAACAGGTAGTAGGTCATCGCGCCGACGCCGTAGACGTCCGTCGACTGGTCGAAGCGACCGTACCGCTCGGGTTCGCGGTGTTCGGGCGCCGCGAACCCGACCGGAACTGGCGGTGTCTGCACGCCGCTGGCTCCGTGTGCGAACCCCCAGTCGCCGACAACCGGGGCGTCCCAGGTCCGACCGCCCGTATCCACGAATCGTACTGTCCCGGGATGGAGGCCGCCGTGGACGACTCCACGCGCGTGAGCGTAACTGACCGCTTTCGTGATGCTCATCGCGTCGTAGACTGCCTCGGCGAGCATCTTGGGGACGCCACGTCGGTCGAACGTCTCGCCATCGTCGTAGCGCGTCGCCAGCCAGCGCTCACCGTGGCCGAGTATCGACACCACGTGGTCGTGGTCGTCGATGGCCGCCCACCGCTCGACGGCCTCGTGGAACGCCTTCAGCACCGCCGACTCGTCGCGGTGGAACCGGCGGTAGGTGACGAGGCCGTGTTCGAGTTTGTCCTCGTCGACGTCCGCGCGGAAGTCCGTTGTCAGTACCCCCCGCCGGAGTTTCAGATTCGGTGAGAGGTCGTCGTCCTCGAGGACGACGTTCGGCGGGTCCGGCACCTCGTCGGGGGGACCCATATTCGGGCGCTCGTCCTCGTTGTCCTCTGCGACCGCCGGTGCGTCCTGCCCGAAGGAGACGTACACCGGCCGGGAGCGGTCGTCGTCCGCGTTCACCGTGACGACGGAGACGCCCTCCGGGAACAGGTCGACGAACTCGGGGTGGGCGCGGACCAGCATCGGGTAGCCCGCGTCCTCCGCGCGGTCCGCGATAGCCGCCGTCACCTCGCGGACCGCCTGCTTCGCGTAACGCCTGAGCAGCGCGTCCTCCGAGCGAGTGAGCGGCGCGATGCTCGAGAGACCTGCGCTCGCGCGGGCGGGGTAGGCCTTCGTCACGCCAGCGACGGCGACTACGCCGTTCTGTCGTACCAGCGGGTCCGCGGAGCGAGTGAGTTCGACGAGGTCCCCGAACTTCACGGAGAGCGCGTCGGGCTGTCGATCCGCGAGTTCCGCGAGCACCCACGTCGCGCCGCGTTGCACCCAGACGTCGTCGTCGTCGACGCGGTCGAGCACGCTGTCGAGGTGCGCCCGCACCTTCGTCGGCTTCGAGGACGCAGCCTCGACGAGTCGCCACGCGGCGCCAGCGCGTGCGTCGGCGTCCTCGCTGTCGAGTTCGGCGACGAGCGCGTCCACGGAGTCCGCCTCGACCTGCTGCTGGAGCGACGCGACGTGTTCGCGGTCCACCTCGCGGTCGCGTTTGTCGGGTTCCATGCGGGACTGTCGCCGCTTACTCGCTCGCGACAGCACATGGACCTTTGGGTGTGTACCCGTCCGCCCGGAGTGAAAACCTAAAAGACGCCTTCGGGTGACGGAGGTGTATGAACCGAGTAGCAATCGTCGGTGCGTCGATGACGGAGTTCGGCGACCGCGACGCGTGGGTGCGTGAGTTGCTGGCGGAGGCCGGCGACGCGTGCCTCGACGACGCGGGCGTCGCGGGCGACGAACTCGACCACCTCTACGTCTCGAACATGGCAAGCGGCGAGTTCGAAGGCCAGACGGGCGTGCCGAACGCGCTCGCTCACGACCTGAACGCGATCGGCGCCTACACCGCGCGAATCGACCAGACCAGCTCTTCCGGTGGCGCCGGCATCTACGCCGCCTGGCAGTCCGTCGCGTCGGGCGCCAGCGACTTGACGATGCTCGTCGGCGGCGAGAAGATGACCCACCGGTCGACCGGCGAGGCGACGGACGTCATCGCCAGCCTCACCCACCCGGTGGAGTACAAACACGGCGTCACGCTCCCGAGTTTCGCGGGGCTCACCGCGCGCAAGTACCTCGACGAGTACGACGCCCCTCGGGAGTCCCTCGGGAAGGTCGCGGTGAAGAACCACCGCAACGGCGTCGACAACCCCCACGCGCAGTTCCGCAAGGAGGTCGACCTGGAGACGGTGCTCGACTCGCCGGTCGTCGCGGACCCGCTGCGCCTCTACGACTTCTGTCCCATCACGGACGGCAGCGCGGCGCTGCTGTTCTGCCCGGAGGACGTCGCCAGCGAGTACACCGACGACTACGTCGTCGTCTCCGGCATCGGGGGCGCCACCGACACCCACGTCGTCCACGAGCGCGAGGACCCGACGACGATGGGCGGCGTCGTTGACTCCTCGGAGATCGCCTACGAGATGGCAGGCCTGGGTCCCGACGACGTCGACGTCGCTGAACTCCACGACATGTTCACCATCCTCGAGTTCCTCCAGAGCGAGGACCTCGGCTTCTTCGAGAAGGGCGAGGGCTGGAAGGCCATCGAGGACGGCGTCACCGACCGCGACGGCGAACTCCCCATCAACACCTCGGGCGGCCTGAAGTCCAAGGGCCACCCGCTCGGCGCGAGCGGGGTCGCACAGGCGTACGAGATCTACCAGCAGTTGCTCGGCGACGCCGGCCCGCGGCAGGTAGAGTGCGAAGTCGGCCTCGCGTGCAACGTCGGCGGCTTCGGCAACTGCGTAACCACCACCATCCTCGAACAGCCATGACAGACGACGACCAGAGTTTCGACGCGCACCGCTGCCCGAACGGCCACCTCTCGTACCCCGGCCACACCCGCTGCCCGGACTGCGGCGAGAAGCAGACGGAGACCGTCGACCTCGCGGACCGTACCGCGACGGTCGTCACGTGGACCACTTCGAACGCGACGCCGCCGGGCGTCCGCGAACCGAACCACCTCGCCATCGTCGAGTTCGACGTCGACGGCGAGGCAGTCCGCGCGCTCGGCCAGCTAACGACTGCGGACGACGTCGACATCGGCGACGAGGTCGAACCCGTGTACGCGGAGGAACTCCGCGAACCGGGCGTCGGTATCCGCGAACCCGACAGTCAGGAGTGGGACGGCTACCGCTTCGAACCCGTCTGAGCGGTCTCAGTTCCCGCCGGGGGTCAGCTTCCGGACGGTCTTCCCGAGGTTCTCGATGGAGCCGTCGAGGAACGACCGTATCGAACCGAGGATGTCCCCGACGAACTCCGGAACCGCCGAAGGGAGGTCCGACGGCGGGCCGGCCGCTGCGACGTTCGTGAAGTCGATACCGATGGTCGCGACAGTGTCGACGAGTTCTATCATCGCACTCGTTCCTGGGAGCGCCACCCATAAGGAGCATGGAGTCGCTCGACCCGGATTTCGGACAGTTAACCCGATTCAGCGCCGGTTGGCGCTGTCGGACGCGGGTCGGTGAAGGACGCCGTCGATTGCACCCGCCACGGTGGATTCGAAGAGCGCGAGCGCGCCGACGAGGGAGAGGAACGCCAGCGACAGACCGAACCCGGGTGTGACCTGCTAGGGCTGGAAGACGGCCACCACGAGCGCGACGACGCCAAGCACGACGAGCAGTTCGCCGACGCCCACGAGCAGGCCGTGCCACAGGCCGGACCGCAGTCCGCCCTCAGACGCGACTGCTCCGGCGCCACCGAGGAAGCCGGTGACGAACACGTACGGCGGGACGGTGAAGACGGCCACGGCGCTCGTGGCGACGATTACACCCACAGCGGCGGCGACCCCCCACCAGTTCGCCATCGAGGCGACCGAGGCGGCACGACTCCCTAACTCTAGGAGTGCTCAGAACCCCTCGCGGAGCAGCGTCTCGCGTTCGGGGAACGCCTCGCCGAGGAACTCGACGGCGGCCTCCACGCCGTCCAGGTCGCCGACGGTGGCGAGTTCGGCCGCGCCCCGGTAGCCGACGTACAGCTGGGAGAGCGCGCCGACGCCGAGGGCGACGTCAGCGTCTTCTTCTGTGGATTCGACGCTGGCCCCTCCGTCCTCGACCACGAGATTGAACGCGTCGTCGTTCCACGCCGCGAGTGGGTCGTCGACGTCCAGTACGACGGAGCCAGAGATCTCCTCGGGGAACGAGAGCGCTTCCAGCGCTTCCGGCACGTCCACGATGCGGACCATCGGCCCGACGTGCAGCGTCGCGTCCAGGTCGTCCGCGTTCGGAATCACGTCCAGCAGGTCTGCGTCGGCGGGCGTCCAGAACTGCACGCTGTCGACCTGCGAGTCGTGGTCCGCGAAGAACCGGAGGAGCGCGAGCAGCGCGTCGTAGTCGACGTGCGCCATATCGAGGACACTCAACACTCTGCCGTCGTCGCCCGCGCTGACGGAGTACGCGACGTAGGCAGCGAGTTCTCCGTCGCGCTCCCACCCGTAGACGTACGGGTCGTCGTCGTAGCCGGTGAACACGCGCTTGCGCCACCACTCCTCGGTGCGGTCCATCGTCAGTTCGTAGCGCGCGCCGTGGGCGTCGTGGACCGGGTCGAGTCGCTCCCACTCGTCCTCGCTCAGTTCGACGAACTCGCCGTGCCGGTGGTCACGCGTGAACGACAGCATCTCGGGGTCGACATCGTGCTCCACGCCCCGGCTGCAGGTGGCCCAGCCGTACTGGCCGTAGAACGTGCGCTTGAACGGCCAGAGCGCGGAGAGGTAGGTGCCGTGGTCGCGGGTCTCTTCGAGCGTCGCGGCGAGCAGGTCGCCGACGAGGCCCTGCCGTCGGGACTCCGGGGGGCTCGCGACCGCCGAGAGGCCGTCCATCGGGTGGAAGTCGCCGCGGACGCGCGTCGAGAAGTCGATGAGTTTGCAGACCGTCAGCAGGTCGTCGCCGTCGTAGAGGCCGCGGCGGCGGCCCAGTTTCCACGCCGCTGGGATGTCGTCGGGGTCGACGTCTTCGGGGTCCGTGGGTCCCTCGTGTGGGCGGAACGCGTAGCTGACAAGAGACCGGAACTCGGGGACATCACTCTCGGGGACGGGACGGAACTCGGGCATACTGAGTTCCGAAACGTCGTACCGCTTCAAGCTACC
Encoded proteins:
- a CDS encoding iron ABC transporter permease, producing the protein MATSERIERLKAAAAGDDGASGLGLALVAAAVAALVSLPLVVLFVRASNYGLGHLLGLFTYSGSVTTLVNSLVLVFWVTLGCVLVGVPLAVLTVQTDLPGRRFWTIVAALPLVVPSYIGAFTFVSAFGPRGDLADALAPLGIERIPAIYGLHGTALVLILFTYPYVFLTTRAALLSFDGTLVEAARTLNHSRWEAFKRVTVPQILPGVTAGALLAALYALSDFGTPSIMRYQVFTQQIYVAQQSLGVPEGFPALLSLQLLGVVAVVLALESRLGGDSAAYISRGSRQPGRIELGAWTLPALAFCTAVAGLALAVPLGVLVLWLEQAGATVFTFEPGVAWNSVKVAVAAALAAILLALPVAGYSARSDSLVSTVADRLTYVGYAVPGVVIGLALIFFSTEYATSLYQTLPLLVFAYVVRFLPQAVGTVRSSVLQVDPKLTEAARTLGRSSTAAFREVTLPLIAPGVAAGAALVFLTTMKELPATLMLSPLGFETLVSYIWLVRGAGSYGAAAVPALVLVGVSALSMVVILAQERYNG
- a CDS encoding 3-ketoacyl-CoA thiolase; translation: MNRVAIVGASMTEFGDRDAWVRELLAEAGDACLDDAGVAGDELDHLYVSNMASGEFEGQTGVPNALAHDLNAIGAYTARIDQTSSSGGAGIYAAWQSVASGASDLTMLVGGEKMTHRSTGEATDVIASLTHPVEYKHGVTLPSFAGLTARKYLDEYDAPRESLGKVAVKNHRNGVDNPHAQFRKEVDLETVLDSPVVADPLRLYDFCPITDGSAALLFCPEDVASEYTDDYVVVSGIGGATDTHVVHEREDPTTMGGVVDSSEIAYEMAGLGPDDVDVAELHDMFTILEFLQSEDLGFFEKGEGWKAIEDGVTDRDGELPINTSGGLKSKGHPLGASGVAQAYEIYQQLLGDAGPRQVECEVGLACNVGGFGNCVTTTILEQP
- a CDS encoding acetyltransferase — translated: MPEFRPVPESDVPEFRSLVSYAFRPHEGPTDPEDVDPDDIPAAWKLGRRRGLYDGDDLLTVCKLIDFSTRVRGDFHPMDGLSAVASPPESRRQGLVGDLLAATLEETRDHGTYLSALWPFKRTFYGQYGWATCSRGVEHDVDPEMLSFTRDHRHGEFVELSEDEWERLDPVHDAHGARYELTMDRTEEWWRKRVFTGYDDDPYVYGWERDGELAAYVAYSVSAGDDGRVLSVLDMAHVDYDALLALLRFFADHDSQVDSVQFWTPADADLLDVIPNADDLDATLHVGPMVRIVDVPEALEALSFPEEISGSVVLDVDDPLAAWNDDAFNLVVEDGGASVESTEEDADVALGVGALSQLYVGYRGAAELATVGDLDGVEAAVEFLGEAFPERETLLREGF
- a CDS encoding iron ABC transporter substrate-binding protein, which translates into the protein MSDGFGRTRRRFLAATGTVAASGLAGCSGLLGGNGSSGQPGLADFRGSGPLVSSRPAPGGTSIEDLPDLEGKLNVYLGGGEGGRYENLLELFNRYYDGFEATWSVQPSSQLAKQIEQEHENDTVRADVFWSVDAGSLAYVADAGATTQLSSEALSPVPDAFKTGQWVGVAGRARAIPYNTEQFAASDIPTDVAAFATDDRFSGAMGWAPTYGAFHSFVTAMRLQRGDEATRQWLQNMVDQNVARYDNEFLVSESAANGEIGAGFANHYYAIRVLARRENAPLGLAFTKNDAGALVNVSGASVLGGSGKQDLANLFVRHLLSAEAQEFIATRGFAYPMISGVEPVGPLPTIDELEPPEIDLQKLSNVQPTLSMLRDVGILS
- a CDS encoding MAPK-activated protein kinase, which encodes MEPDKRDREVDREHVASLQQQVEADSVDALVAELDSEDADARAGAAWRLVEAASSKPTKVRAHLDSVLDRVDDDDVWVQRGATWVLAELADRQPDALSVKFGDLVELTRSADPLVRQNGVVAVAGVTKAYPARASAGLSSIAPLTRSEDALLRRYAKQAVREVTAAIADRAEDAGYPMLVRAHPEFVDLFPEGVSVVTVNADDDRSRPVYVSFGQDAPAVAEDNEDERPNMGPPDEVPDPPNVVLEDDDLSPNLKLRRGVLTTDFRADVDEDKLEHGLVTYRRFHRDESAVLKAFHEAVERWAAIDDHDHVVSILGHGERWLATRYDDGETFDRRGVPKMLAEAVYDAMSITKAVSYAHARGVVHGGLHPGTVRFVDTGGRTWDAPVVGDWGFAHGASGVQTPPVPVGFAAPEHREPERYGRFDQSTDVYGVGAMTYYLFTGEAPTDGDTLVPATEWNPALPDSVDELFSLSLASEKAARYDTVIDFQRALDELVPELGGEGVA
- a CDS encoding sugar ABC transporter is translated as MADPDVTTETATEPGDSDAKAEPDEPETVLELDGVTKEYGTETAVTDLTLTVRDGELLTLLGPSGCGKTTTLRLLAGLERPTEGTISLSGDTVAGPGTFEDAETRGVGIVFQDFALFPHLSVRENVAFGLTDLDDEATAERVDALLELVDMPGMGERSPDQLSGGQQQRVALARSLAPEPDILLLDEPFSNLDVRLRVEMREEVRRILKEAGVTAVSVTHDQEEALSISDRVAVLNDGRLEQVGDPESVFEHPESRFVASFLGQAGFLSGRVGEQTVDTRIGSYDRGLLKGLSDGYTGAMVDVLVRPDDLRAVPANEANANGVIVQRQYTGPSFIYHVELDNGDVVRCLHNHAEDMDVGEPVTVDLVSDHSLAWYPTR